The following proteins come from a genomic window of Chloroflexi bacterium ADurb.Bin180:
- the wecB gene encoding UDP-N-acetylglucosamine 2-epimerase, giving the protein MPEHIRVLTVLGTRPEAIKLAPVISELTRRSGSFESLVCATGQHREMLDQVLSLFAIKPDFDLDLMQPDQSPACVAARVLAGLEPLLREHQPDWILVEGDTTTVIAAALCAHYNRVRVGHVESGLRSFDRANPFPEELNRVLADHASDLLFAPTIGARDNLLREGIAPASIRVTGNTVIDALQSVAALPWEPPEGDPLRAIDLSRRLLLVTAHRRENLGQPLARICAALRALAARGDVQVVYPVHLNPNVWGPVHDLLSDTPGILLVPPQDYLRLVYLMKRAYLVLTDSGGIQEEAPGLGRPVLVLREVTERPEGVAAGTARLVGTDTDRIFREAATLLDDPAAYAAMAHAVNPYGDGHAAKRIVDSLEESLP; this is encoded by the coding sequence GTGCCAGAGCACATCCGTGTGTTGACGGTGCTCGGCACGCGCCCCGAGGCGATCAAGCTTGCGCCGGTCATCAGCGAGTTGACTCGCCGGTCTGGCTCCTTCGAGTCGCTTGTCTGCGCCACCGGCCAGCATCGCGAAATGCTCGATCAAGTGCTAAGCTTGTTTGCGATCAAACCGGACTTTGACCTCGACTTGATGCAGCCCGATCAGTCTCCCGCCTGCGTCGCGGCCCGGGTGTTGGCGGGTCTGGAGCCGCTACTGCGCGAGCACCAACCCGACTGGATTCTCGTCGAAGGTGATACCACTACCGTCATCGCTGCCGCACTGTGTGCTCACTACAATCGCGTACGCGTCGGCCACGTCGAGTCGGGCCTCCGCTCGTTCGACCGCGCCAATCCATTTCCTGAAGAGCTGAATCGAGTACTGGCGGACCATGCCTCAGATCTCCTGTTCGCCCCAACAATCGGCGCTCGGGACAATCTTCTGCGCGAAGGAATCGCGCCAGCGTCGATCCGCGTCACAGGAAACACAGTGATCGACGCGCTGCAGAGCGTTGCGGCTCTTCCCTGGGAGCCGCCAGAGGGCGACCCTCTTCGAGCGATTGATCTCTCCAGGCGCTTGCTACTCGTGACGGCGCACCGCCGCGAGAATCTGGGCCAGCCCCTGGCGCGCATCTGCGCCGCGCTCCGAGCGCTCGCCGCTCGTGGTGATGTCCAGGTGGTGTATCCCGTCCATCTCAATCCCAACGTCTGGGGACCAGTACACGATCTTCTCAGCGACACCCCCGGCATTCTACTGGTGCCTCCACAGGACTATCTGCGCCTCGTCTACCTCATGAAGAGAGCTTATCTCGTGCTCACCGACTCGGGCGGGATCCAGGAAGAGGCGCCCGGGCTTGGCCGGCCCGTTCTCGTTCTGCGCGAGGTCACCGAGCGACCAGAGGGTGTCGCCGCGGGCACGGCGCGCCTGGTCGGGACCGACACCGACCGTATCTTCAGGGAGGCAGCCACTTTGCTCGACGACCCGGCTGCCTACGCGGCGATGGCGCATGCTGTCAATCCCTACGGTGACGGTCATGCCGCCAAGCGTATCGTCGACTCGCTCGAGGAGTCGCTCCCTTGA